One stretch of Rhodothermales bacterium DNA includes these proteins:
- a CDS encoding extracellular solute-binding protein — MRLSHILFLLVLLAGCRPDRTASDDGRTPIRLFLLLINSGQVAFFDWAEQEYEARHPDIDLIIEQFPGTSLKDYEIKLRLRYASGQAPDIWSLRENELTTFVDYGLVRPAPDYIAEIVDTQSINDLIRQAPVYNDTLYGIVHHAGWTMLYYNRAHFLEAGLDPDRPPRTWAEVLDYADRLTVRRPDGSLERVGFSLRKVGYKPGTAEKWLSFFYSAGGVPFNEDGTDSYFDSDAGRAAFKFYRDVLDRGYDSVEFEGDQRGFGQGRVSMFIREDHVIDWVLQNYPELDYGVGHIPTLDTTFTSYSSGGAFPFVVSNQSAYPDAAWRFLEFLFEHDVYLRYIELVRAQPNYLSVAQLPRYWDDPYLSVYRTQPVRVPPKFSHDKYSLERIGEYVERFSYGRIGLDETLRRMNEEIDGQLVISE, encoded by the coding sequence ATGAGGCTTTCCCACATCCTGTTCCTGCTCGTGCTCCTCGCCGGCTGCCGGCCGGACCGGACGGCCAGCGACGACGGCCGCACGCCGATCCGCCTCTTTCTGTTGCTCATCAACAGCGGCCAGGTGGCGTTTTTCGACTGGGCCGAGCAGGAGTACGAAGCGCGGCACCCGGACATCGACCTCATCATCGAGCAATTCCCGGGCACGTCGCTCAAGGACTACGAGATCAAGCTCCGCCTCCGCTACGCCAGCGGGCAGGCGCCGGACATCTGGTCGCTGCGCGAAAACGAGCTGACGACGTTTGTCGACTACGGCCTCGTGCGGCCGGCGCCCGATTACATCGCCGAAATCGTCGACACCCAGAGCATCAACGACCTTATCCGCCAGGCGCCGGTCTACAACGACACGCTCTACGGCATCGTCCACCACGCCGGCTGGACGATGCTCTATTACAACCGCGCGCACTTCCTTGAGGCCGGCCTGGACCCCGACCGCCCGCCCCGCACTTGGGCCGAGGTGCTCGACTACGCCGACCGCCTCACCGTCCGCCGGCCAGACGGCTCCCTCGAACGCGTGGGGTTCTCCCTCCGGAAAGTCGGCTACAAACCGGGCACCGCCGAGAAATGGCTGTCGTTTTTTTACTCTGCCGGCGGCGTCCCCTTCAACGAAGACGGGACCGACAGTTACTTCGACAGCGACGCCGGCCGGGCCGCCTTCAAGTTTTATCGGGATGTCCTGGATCGAGGCTACGACAGCGTCGAGTTCGAGGGCGACCAGCGGGGCTTCGGCCAGGGCCGCGTGTCGATGTTTATCCGGGAGGATCATGTGATCGACTGGGTGCTCCAGAATTACCCGGAGCTCGACTACGGCGTCGGCCACATCCCGACCCTCGACACGACCTTTACGTCCTACTCCTCCGGCGGCGCATTCCCGTTTGTAGTCAGCAACCAGTCCGCCTACCCGGACGCCGCCTGGCGCTTTCTGGAATTCCTGTTCGAGCACGACGTCTACCTCCGCTACATCGAACTTGTCCGCGCCCAGCCCAACTACCTCTCCGTCGCCCAATTGCCCCGGTACTGGGACGATCCGTACCTCAGTGTCTACCGCACCCAACCTGTCCGCGTCCCCCCCAAGTTTTCGCACGACAAGTACTCGCTGGAGCGGATCGGAGAATACGTCGAGCGCTTCAGCTACGGCCGCATCGGGCTCGATGAGACGTTGCGGCGGATGAATGAGGAGATTGATGGACAGCTGGTGATTAGCGAGTAA
- a CDS encoding aminotransferase class V-fold PLP-dependent enzyme yields the protein MAPRPQPATPRREFLKRLGAASVAAVLPAGAAWPPHPAADDYWELVRAQYPLTRDRVYFNTGGLGPAPYPVVDAVASLMMQLQRLSEHGHNRIVEARAPVARFFGVKPEEVAFMRNATEGNATIASGLTFLRPGDEVIFESHAHPGGAIPWMSRQKQQGIKVRIFEPDPTSAAGNLERIEALITPRTRVIQVSHTTAPTGIRMPVDAIAALVRDRGIWFHIDGAQSAGAYPFDLGKIGCDSYATSGHKWLGATHGTGVLYVREDRLDDVAPTEAGAYSDDGAYALPDTFDYNKTAQRYEPGTRDATSVAGLVAAVQFMETIGMDRVAAYSQGLALRLQGQLRAMAGITVLTPEDPSLSAGITTFKLEKMPYDELFRVLLSEHKMRCRVVTEQGLDALRVSTHVFNSEEEVDRLAEAVGGIARG from the coding sequence ATGGCACCTCGCCCACAGCCGGCCACCCCTCGCCGCGAATTCCTCAAGCGCCTTGGCGCCGCCTCCGTGGCGGCGGTGTTGCCGGCCGGCGCCGCCTGGCCGCCTCACCCCGCGGCGGACGACTACTGGGAGCTCGTCCGCGCGCAGTACCCGCTCACGCGGGACCGCGTCTATTTTAACACCGGCGGCCTCGGGCCGGCGCCGTACCCGGTGGTGGACGCCGTCGCCTCCCTCATGATGCAGCTCCAGCGCCTCTCCGAACACGGCCACAACCGGATCGTCGAGGCCCGCGCGCCCGTGGCGCGGTTCTTCGGCGTGAAGCCCGAGGAGGTCGCGTTTATGCGCAACGCCACCGAGGGCAACGCGACCATCGCTTCGGGGCTGACGTTCCTGCGCCCCGGGGACGAGGTGATTTTCGAATCCCACGCCCACCCGGGTGGGGCGATTCCGTGGATGAGCCGGCAGAAGCAGCAGGGGATCAAGGTGAGGATCTTCGAGCCGGACCCGACGAGCGCCGCCGGCAACCTCGAACGCATCGAGGCCCTGATCACTCCGCGCACCCGCGTGATCCAGGTAAGCCACACGACCGCGCCGACCGGGATCCGCATGCCCGTCGACGCCATCGCCGCGCTGGTACGGGATCGGGGGATCTGGTTTCACATCGATGGGGCGCAGTCGGCCGGCGCGTATCCGTTTGATCTGGGGAAGATCGGGTGCGACTCGTACGCCACGAGCGGCCACAAATGGCTCGGCGCGACCCACGGCACTGGCGTGTTGTATGTGCGGGAAGATCGGCTGGACGACGTCGCCCCGACCGAGGCCGGCGCTTACTCCGACGACGGCGCGTACGCCCTGCCCGACACCTTCGATTATAACAAAACCGCCCAGCGCTACGAACCCGGCACCCGGGATGCCACGAGCGTAGCCGGCCTGGTGGCCGCCGTGCAGTTTATGGAGACGATCGGGATGGATCGGGTGGCCGCCTACAGCCAGGGGTTGGCGCTGCGGCTTCAGGGGCAGTTGCGGGCGATGGCCGGCATAACCGTCCTCACCCCCGAGGACCCGTCGCTGTCGGCCGGCATCACGACGTTTAAGCTGGAAAAAATGCCCTACGACGAGCTTTTCCGGGTTTTATTGAGCGAGCACAAGATGCGCTGCCGCGTCGTGACCGAGCAGGGGTTGGATGCGCTCCGGGTGTCGACGCATGTCTTCAACAGCGAGGAGGAGGTGGATCGGCTGGCAGAGGCGGTGGGGGGGATTGCGAGGGGGTGA